A genome region from Anastrepha obliqua isolate idAnaObli1 chromosome 4, idAnaObli1_1.0, whole genome shotgun sequence includes the following:
- the LOC129245216 gene encoding chymotrypsin inhibitor-like, translating into MGNKIYLMFLLVIFSFATKATARPQAPGSTCGPNSQYTTCGTACPAKCSDNPLLGQVCTAQCVVGCQCNPGYVLNNAGNCVLRSEC; encoded by the exons atgggcaataaaatttatttaatgtttttgctCGTCATTTTCAGCTTCGCCACAAAGGCAACAGCTCGCCCACAAGCACCAG GTTCTACGTGTGGGCCAAATTCCCAATATACAACATGCGGCACTGCTTGCCCAGCCAAGTGTAGCGATAATCCACTATTGGGACAAGTTTGCACTGCGCAATGTGTCGTCGGCTGTCAGTGTAATCCAGGTTATGTGCTGAACAATGCCGGAAATTGTGTGCTGAGGAGTGAATGTTAA